One window of Methanothermobacter tenebrarum genomic DNA carries:
- a CDS encoding PAS domain S-box protein, translated as MVNILLLSEDPNLTEPIRSWGYDPILVDSEEDILEAGSKAELIIVDMPKPTSLVKAIKKLEKRSNLPIILVTETLDETINHGIKATARLKRPIDPQQLKNVVKTCLYKYKMGRLFSDNEQIYQQIINTSLEGVCIFDKSWDIIYCNKQLGKFLEYQPGELIGKNILEIAHPDDKAIAKRIVNLCGKGMRGKQEMRFIKSNGEPCWLLLSGTPIMEDSAFKGGFCMFTDITGERILGEELIRTNRFLTLLNKVNNTIIKSENIEKMITRICSILAKHRPYEYIGVLDKDYRPIHEIGERPAKLENIIELRIKDKIWGLLCIGGDLESDELTILEEIASTLSFTIEKMLSEEKLRESEFKYRQLFESAGDALFIMKKHAIVDCNKKALELFQAKPEDIIGKRPWELSPEYQEDGWESEYKAKRLIEETIKEGERRFRWIHKKRTGEEFYAHVSLTYHPSTGQLIAVTRDITDQVEMEKLLKAEHRKFKDLIDSLPDAVFAVDKKGRIIAWNKETEKMTGTPAEEMIGRGAHAYGIPFYGKPRPVLLDLLFQDLPEIEKLYENVRREDHNIYGEVYLPSIYNGRGGHLQLKVSPLYDEKGEIIGAIEIIRDISPLKITEKKLRAELMVTSTLNKIYPMIASPRATREKVAERILTELLKITGSSGGFITFHGEKLASKGEYTHTESTPIIIGNEVVGHINLEKDGGLSEFDIETIKRFAGYCGLAIHRIEYEEELIRHQARLEILNKILKVSRTDNLKAFLKIILDIIIDDLKFETGGIIVNGKTIYKRGSIIPESGLPEHVTLKRRGKKRILRIPLRFQENVEGVIEAHTSKKVPRMEFIRLFANEIDEAISRIITQKSLKESLQEKEVLLREVHHRVKNNLQIITSLLSLQAKYCGSEEAKSIIADSQGRIKSLALVHEKLYKTETIAHISSREYLKGLVRDIINFQAPRPIRIRLETDIDDIPLEMDKCIPLGIITNELVMNSLKHAFPEEEGIITVEFKCRGDKCNLEVSDNGRGLPEDFDIERLSSLGLQLVLGLVKQLDGQIGIESDDGTSFSIEFPL; from the coding sequence ATGGTAAATATCCTCCTCTTAAGTGAAGATCCCAATCTAACAGAGCCTATAAGATCCTGGGGATATGATCCCATCCTAGTAGATAGTGAAGAGGATATTCTCGAAGCCGGATCAAAAGCCGAACTTATTATAGTTGACATGCCAAAGCCCACCAGCCTGGTAAAAGCCATCAAAAAACTGGAAAAAAGATCTAATCTACCCATTATACTAGTCACAGAAACTTTAGACGAGACGATAAACCACGGCATAAAGGCGACAGCACGCCTCAAAAGACCAATAGATCCGCAACAACTTAAAAATGTCGTGAAAACTTGTCTCTACAAGTATAAAATGGGAAGACTATTCTCAGATAATGAGCAGATATACCAGCAGATAATTAACACAAGCCTAGAGGGCGTTTGCATCTTCGACAAATCCTGGGATATAATATATTGCAACAAGCAACTGGGAAAATTTCTAGAGTATCAGCCAGGTGAACTTATAGGAAAAAATATTCTAGAAATCGCACACCCCGATGATAAGGCGATCGCCAAAAGAATAGTTAACCTGTGTGGCAAGGGGATGCGGGGAAAACAGGAGATGCGCTTCATCAAAAGCAACGGAGAACCATGCTGGTTGTTACTTTCAGGAACCCCAATAATGGAAGATTCCGCCTTCAAGGGCGGATTCTGCATGTTCACGGATATAACAGGAGAGAGGATACTCGGGGAAGAACTTATAAGGACTAACCGGTTCCTCACCCTCCTAAATAAGGTCAACAATACCATCATAAAATCCGAGAACATAGAAAAGATGATCACAAGAATATGCAGTATACTCGCCAAACACAGACCATACGAGTATATCGGCGTATTAGACAAAGATTATAGGCCAATCCATGAGATCGGGGAAAGACCCGCCAAACTCGAGAACATTATAGAATTACGCATAAAGGATAAAATATGGGGTCTGCTCTGCATAGGAGGAGACCTTGAATCTGATGAATTAACCATCCTCGAGGAGATAGCATCCACACTCTCATTTACAATAGAAAAAATGTTATCAGAGGAAAAATTAAGAGAAAGTGAATTTAAATATAGGCAACTCTTCGAAAGTGCAGGTGACGCTCTCTTTATCATGAAAAAACATGCTATAGTAGATTGTAACAAGAAAGCCCTTGAACTTTTCCAGGCAAAACCCGAGGATATAATAGGCAAACGCCCCTGGGAACTATCACCAGAATACCAGGAAGATGGATGGGAATCAGAATATAAAGCCAAAAGGTTAATAGAAGAGACGATCAAAGAGGGTGAAAGACGATTTAGGTGGATCCACAAGAAGAGAACTGGAGAAGAATTTTATGCCCATGTATCCCTCACTTACCATCCCAGCACAGGCCAACTCATAGCCGTGACACGTGATATAACAGACCAGGTAGAGATGGAAAAACTTTTAAAGGCAGAGCACAGGAAATTCAAGGACCTTATAGACTCATTACCCGATGCAGTTTTTGCAGTGGATAAAAAAGGGCGGATTATAGCATGGAACAAGGAGACAGAGAAGATGACAGGAACCCCAGCAGAGGAGATGATAGGTAGAGGCGCTCACGCCTATGGTATACCATTCTATGGGAAACCTAGACCAGTACTCCTTGACCTATTATTCCAGGACCTGCCAGAGATTGAAAAACTTTACGAGAATGTTAGACGTGAAGACCATAACATCTACGGGGAAGTTTACCTTCCAAGCATCTACAATGGACGGGGAGGCCACCTACAACTTAAAGTCTCACCATTATATGATGAGAAAGGCGAGATCATAGGGGCTATCGAGATCATAAGGGATATAAGCCCCCTTAAAATTACCGAGAAAAAACTGAGAGCAGAACTCATGGTCACAAGCACCCTGAATAAGATATACCCGATGATAGCGTCACCTAGGGCCACGAGGGAGAAGGTGGCAGAGAGAATCCTCACAGAACTTTTGAAGATCACAGGAAGCAGTGGAGGTTTCATCACATTCCATGGTGAAAAACTGGCATCCAAGGGAGAATACACACACACCGAATCCACGCCAATCATTATAGGAAATGAAGTAGTTGGTCACATCAACTTGGAAAAGGATGGAGGCCTTAGCGAATTCGATATTGAAACTATTAAGAGGTTCGCTGGATACTGTGGACTTGCAATCCACCGCATAGAATACGAAGAAGAGCTTATAAGGCACCAGGCGAGGTTGGAGATCCTCAACAAGATCTTGAAGGTGTCCAGGACAGATAACCTAAAAGCTTTCCTTAAAATAATACTTGATATCATAATAGATGACCTGAAATTCGAAACCGGGGGCATAATAGTTAATGGAAAAACCATATACAAGAGAGGATCCATCATACCAGAAAGTGGGCTTCCAGAACATGTCACCCTTAAAAGAAGGGGGAAGAAGAGGATCCTCAGGATACCCCTAAGGTTCCAAGAGAATGTGGAGGGTGTGATAGAAGCCCATACTAGCAAGAAAGTGCCTAGAATGGAGTTTATCAGGTTATTCGCCAATGAGATAGATGAGGCTATTTCGAGGATAATAACCCAGAAGAGCCTCAAAGAGTCGCTCCAGGAAAAGGAGGTTCTCCTCAGGGAAGTTCACCATCGTGTGAAAAATAATCTGCAGATCATCACAAGTTTGCTATCATTACAAGCCAAATATTGTGGAAGTGAGGAGGCGAAAAGTATTATAGCAGACAGTCAAGGGAGGATAAAATCCCTTGCACTAGTACATGAGAAACTCTACAAGACGGAAACCATAGCCCATATAAGCTCCAGAGAGTACCTGAAAGGTCTCGTCCGGGATATTATAAACTTCCAAGCCCCTAGGCCGATAAGGATACGCCTAGAAACTGATATAGATGATATACCACTTGAAATGGACAAGTGCATACCCCTTGGAATTATAACAAACGAACTTGTAATGAACTCCCTGAAACATGCATTCCCTGAAGAAGAGGGGATAATAACCGTGGAATTTAAGTGCCGGGGGGATAAATGCAATCTTGAAGTCTCTGATAATGGTAGGGGCTTGCCAGAAGATTTTGATATTGAAAGATTATCATCCCTTGGATTGCAACTAGTCCTGGGCCTGGTTAAACAATTAGATGGCCAAATTGGTATAGAATCGGATGATGGGACGTCATTCAGTATAGAATTTCCCCTCTAG
- a CDS encoding universal stress protein → MMFKRIMVPTDGSEQAQKAEDIAIELAKELDARVIAVHVMDEKLIYPFEVLEEEGKNILAKVREKGKRMGVTVDEILIYGNPTHDMKKIADKSKADLIVIGHGKSGFEKFLMGSVAESTLKNVKIPVLIVK, encoded by the coding sequence ATGATGTTTAAACGTATAATGGTGCCAACTGACGGCTCTGAACAAGCCCAGAAAGCCGAAGACATCGCCATAGAACTTGCCAAGGAATTAGATGCTAGGGTCATAGCAGTGCATGTCATGGACGAAAAACTCATCTACCCCTTTGAAGTATTAGAAGAAGAAGGAAAAAACATCCTGGCAAAAGTAAGGGAAAAGGGGAAAAGAATGGGCGTTACAGTCGATGAGATCCTAATATACGGGAACCCAACCCATGACATGAAAAAGATCGCGGACAAGAGCAAAGCCGACCTCATAGTAATAGGTCATGGTAAAAGCGGCTTTGAAAAGTTTCTAATGGGGAGCGTGGCGGAGAGCACCCTGAAAAACGTTAAAATACCAGTCCTAATAGTTAAATAA
- a CDS encoding flavin reductase family protein, translated as MEFADFPIRESYRLLAPRPTVIITTVNKKGEINAAPFSFVMPISMDPPIVAFASMPEHHTSKNVEETGEFVINLTSLNILEKMWITGKSIPYGENELEKAGLDWIPSVKVSPPRIREVAAHLECELLRMNEIGDHNLYTGSVVHASIKEGSIKDGLLYVEEVKPILHVGGKKFVIGDKVKFIR; from the coding sequence TTGGAATTTGCCGATTTTCCCATAAGAGAATCTTATAGGCTCCTGGCACCACGACCCACGGTTATAATAACAACAGTCAACAAGAAAGGGGAGATAAACGCGGCACCATTCTCCTTTGTAATGCCAATATCCATGGATCCGCCAATTGTAGCATTTGCTTCCATGCCAGAACATCACACTTCAAAGAATGTAGAAGAAACAGGAGAATTCGTGATAAACCTCACAAGCCTCAACATACTGGAGAAGATGTGGATAACGGGAAAAAGCATACCATATGGTGAAAACGAGCTTGAAAAGGCAGGACTCGACTGGATACCATCGGTGAAGGTGTCGCCTCCACGCATCAGGGAAGTGGCAGCCCACCTAGAATGCGAATTATTGAGGATGAATGAAATAGGGGACCACAACCTCTACACGGGATCCGTGGTCCATGCAAGTATAAAAGAGGGTTCAATAAAAGACGGTCTACTCTATGTTGAGGAGGTCAAACCCATACTCCATGTAGGGGGTAAAAAATTCGTAATAGGCGATAAAGTGAAATTCATCAGATAG
- a CDS encoding ABC transporter ATP-binding protein — MIRIENLSKTYRLETGETSRALDNISLEVKRGEILGIIGMSGAGKSTLLRILRGVEPFDEGTVILDDIKVTADSNPYDFTKLKRATAIHLQRTFGLWAETAIENVLRKFYGAKYGDESLTDFKRAYDEFGEEAMKLLKIVGLDHKADHFAPVLSGGEKQRLIIARQLAKKPKVLLLDEPATMSCPRTKQEILDAIKKVNRELGITVVLVSHLPEVHEYLADRLILMEEGRIVDEGEPKRIIREFLKDVEPPEEIKIREWNEPILKVKGLRKKFVLLKGGTVLEMENINFNVNRGEIVSIIGPSGAGKTVLLRMVGGLDYPEDGRVEFKLDDEWVNMHEPGIKRMHIRRKMGFMHQEFALIHHATIRDQIAARLGVKGEKVVDEARKRAEDMGISDKVLDVLYQLTDLPEEEAKQRLEKLGLSSKILEKLFPKFPDKEVKRYAKPVFEALDLPLDILDRKSYELSGGQKVRAALALVMASQPEVLILDEPFGDLDPITLRLVSNSLKRINRKFNTTIIMVSHHIDFIKEISTRAVMIEEGKLIMDGEPKRLCEEFVEKSKAEYLLRARTHI, encoded by the coding sequence GTGATAAGGATAGAAAATCTTTCAAAAACTTACAGGCTAGAGACTGGGGAGACTTCAAGGGCACTGGATAATATTAGTCTAGAGGTTAAGAGAGGGGAGATACTTGGGATAATTGGTATGAGTGGGGCGGGTAAAAGCACTCTGTTACGTATACTGAGGGGTGTTGAACCATTCGATGAAGGAACAGTGATACTCGATGATATAAAAGTGACAGCAGATTCTAATCCATATGATTTCACCAAACTTAAAAGGGCTACTGCGATCCATCTCCAAAGAACCTTCGGATTATGGGCCGAGACTGCTATAGAAAATGTTCTAAGGAAATTTTATGGTGCCAAGTATGGTGACGAGTCACTTACGGACTTTAAAAGGGCCTATGACGAGTTCGGCGAAGAAGCTATGAAGCTTCTCAAGATTGTGGGACTCGATCACAAGGCGGATCATTTCGCCCCGGTACTCAGTGGCGGGGAGAAGCAACGTCTCATAATCGCCAGACAACTCGCCAAGAAACCTAAGGTCCTATTATTGGATGAGCCGGCCACAATGTCATGTCCAAGGACGAAACAGGAGATATTGGACGCTATTAAAAAGGTTAACAGGGAACTTGGGATCACGGTAGTCCTTGTATCACACTTGCCAGAAGTCCACGAGTACCTTGCGGATAGGCTAATACTCATGGAAGAGGGTAGAATAGTGGATGAGGGAGAACCCAAAAGGATAATAAGGGAGTTCCTCAAGGATGTGGAGCCGCCAGAGGAAATAAAAATTAGGGAATGGAACGAGCCAATATTAAAGGTTAAGGGTCTCCGCAAAAAATTCGTCCTCTTAAAGGGGGGAACGGTACTTGAAATGGAGAACATAAACTTCAACGTGAATCGGGGCGAAATAGTATCCATTATAGGACCCAGTGGCGCTGGTAAAACAGTACTATTGAGGATGGTTGGCGGGTTGGACTACCCAGAAGATGGAAGAGTAGAATTCAAATTAGACGATGAATGGGTTAACATGCACGAACCAGGCATAAAAAGGATGCACATACGCAGAAAAATGGGTTTCATGCACCAAGAGTTCGCCTTAATACACCATGCGACTATCCGGGATCAGATAGCGGCACGACTAGGTGTGAAGGGTGAAAAGGTTGTGGATGAAGCTAGAAAAAGGGCTGAGGATATGGGTATAAGTGACAAGGTCCTAGATGTACTCTACCAATTAACGGACCTCCCAGAGGAAGAGGCCAAGCAAAGACTAGAAAAACTGGGACTCTCATCAAAGATCCTGGAAAAATTGTTCCCAAAATTCCCGGACAAGGAAGTTAAAAGGTATGCGAAACCCGTCTTCGAAGCCCTGGATCTTCCATTGGACATCCTCGACAGAAAATCATATGAACTTTCAGGGGGTCAAAAGGTTAGAGCGGCCCTAGCACTTGTAATGGCCTCACAACCAGAAGTTCTCATATTAGACGAGCCATTCGGGGACCTGGACCCAATAACATTAAGATTGGTATCGAATTCCCTCAAGAGGATAAACAGGAAATTCAACACGACAATAATAATGGTAAGCCATCACATCGACTTCATCAAGGAAATAAGTACAAGGGCGGTGATGATTGAAGAGGGTAAACTAATAATGGATGGTGAACCTAAAAGATTATGTGAAGAGTTCGTCGAAAAAAGTAAAGCAGAATACCTTTTAAGGGCGCGAACACACATATAA
- a CDS encoding nicotinamide-nucleotide adenylyltransferase encodes MRGLLVGRMQPFHKGHLEVIKRILGEVDELIICIGSAQLSHSLRDPFTAGERIMMVTKALSENNIPASRYYVIPVQDIECNAVWVAHIEMLTPPFDKIYSGNPLVQRLFQEAGYKVTAPPLYSREKYSGTSVRERMLTDSDWESLVPRAVARVIKEIKGVERLKHLSRREISEVLDDACEDHSRQI; translated from the coding sequence ATGAGAGGATTACTCGTGGGTAGGATGCAACCCTTCCATAAAGGACACCTAGAAGTCATAAAGAGAATCCTAGGAGAGGTTGATGAACTCATCATATGTATAGGCAGCGCACAATTAAGCCACTCCCTCAGAGACCCATTCACAGCAGGTGAAAGGATCATGATGGTGACAAAGGCCCTTAGCGAGAACAACATACCAGCCTCACGCTACTATGTTATACCAGTCCAGGATATTGAATGTAACGCAGTATGGGTTGCCCATATTGAAATGTTAACACCACCCTTTGATAAAATTTATAGTGGAAACCCCCTTGTCCAGAGACTATTCCAAGAGGCCGGCTATAAGGTCACAGCACCCCCACTATATTCCAGGGAGAAATATTCAGGTACAAGTGTCAGGGAGAGGATGCTCACCGACAGCGACTGGGAATCACTCGTACCAAGAGCCGTGGCAAGGGTTATAAAAGAAATAAAGGGTGTTGAAAGGCTAAAACACCTTTCAAGGAGGGAAATAAGTGAGGTGCTAGATGATGCTTGTGAAGATCACAGCAGACAAATATGA
- a CDS encoding molybdenum cofactor biosynthesis protein MoaE: MMLVKITADKYEYKLPQLIEHIKKSPYIEETGAIFTFEGIMRKIGKEKVEKLRISHENPQEAQRKLEKMVEEIKREHKVKDIALVHFLGEFHPTETLFMVVVAGAHRQETLKALSQLIERTKKEIGFQKKEYTKEGTRVILSGG; encoded by the coding sequence ATGATGCTTGTGAAGATCACAGCAGACAAATATGAATACAAACTACCCCAACTCATAGAACACATAAAAAAAAGCCCCTACATCGAAGAGACGGGGGCCATATTCACATTCGAGGGTATAATGAGGAAAATAGGAAAAGAAAAAGTGGAAAAGCTCAGAATATCACATGAAAACCCCCAAGAAGCCCAGAGGAAACTGGAAAAAATGGTAGAGGAGATAAAAAGGGAACATAAAGTGAAGGATATTGCACTCGTACACTTCCTGGGCGAATTCCACCCCACAGAAACACTATTCATGGTAGTAGTGGCCGGAGCCCATAGACAAGAAACCCTCAAAGCCCTAAGCCAGCTAATCGAAAGAACAAAAAAAGAGATAGGATTCCAGAAAAAAGAATATACAAAAGAAGGTACTAGGGTTATCCTATCAGGAGGATAA
- a CDS encoding HD domain-containing protein gives MKFIRDSIHGNLQINDFEVKLIDTPPFQRLRRIKQLGFTNLIYPGANHTRFEHSIGTMHLASQLADQLGLDKHKKSILRVSALLHDLGHGPFSHVSEAVIPDSHEELTIKVIRESIISDILMEKFDLEEIEATLKGEGVLGQAISGEIDVDRMDYLLRDSHYTGVAYGIIDVERLIQNIKIEDDLILDKKGVPAAESTLLARYFMYPSVYQHHTTRIVNSMFRRCLKILIGEDKIDPKRIYHYDDMDIITICRRETGLVSEMIKRLDTRKLLKRVATIRLNELEDPERIFKITESEIIKAESEIAEDMNIDPDYLIIDVPEYPAFDEMKTQVDSGDSIVKLSDISSLVRALRDARFNHADLCIYTLAEESEKFKKFNFYDYLDLPRKIKRHEKQLCLTTPKIKD, from the coding sequence ATGAAATTTATAAGGGACAGCATACACGGCAACCTCCAAATAAACGACTTCGAGGTCAAACTAATAGACACACCACCCTTCCAGAGACTTAGAAGGATAAAACAACTAGGCTTCACCAACCTCATATACCCAGGTGCAAACCACACCCGCTTTGAACATTCCATCGGAACCATGCACCTAGCCTCACAACTAGCAGACCAACTAGGACTAGACAAACATAAAAAAAGTATACTAAGAGTATCCGCACTATTACATGATCTCGGCCACGGACCATTCTCACACGTATCAGAGGCAGTGATCCCAGACTCCCACGAAGAACTCACAATAAAAGTGATAAGAGAATCCATAATATCAGACATACTCATGGAAAAATTCGACCTAGAAGAGATAGAAGCCACCCTCAAAGGTGAAGGCGTTCTTGGACAGGCAATCTCTGGTGAAATAGACGTTGACAGGATGGACTACCTCCTAAGGGACTCCCACTACACTGGGGTGGCCTATGGTATAATAGACGTTGAAAGGCTAATCCAGAATATCAAAATCGAGGACGATCTCATACTGGATAAAAAGGGCGTTCCAGCTGCGGAGTCAACACTCCTCGCACGCTACTTCATGTACCCCAGCGTCTACCAACATCATACAACAAGGATAGTGAATTCAATGTTCAGAAGATGCCTTAAAATACTCATAGGAGAAGATAAAATAGACCCCAAACGCATCTACCATTACGATGACATGGACATTATAACAATCTGTCGAAGAGAAACCGGACTAGTAAGTGAGATGATAAAAAGATTAGACACGAGAAAACTGCTCAAAAGGGTTGCCACCATCCGATTAAACGAACTAGAAGACCCTGAGAGGATATTCAAGATCACAGAATCCGAGATAATAAAAGCAGAATCAGAGATAGCTGAAGACATGAACATAGACCCAGATTATCTTATAATAGACGTGCCAGAGTATCCAGCATTTGATGAGATGAAAACCCAAGTAGACAGTGGAGACTCAATAGTAAAACTCAGCGACATCTCCAGTCTAGTCAGAGCATTAAGGGATGCTAGATTCAACCACGCAGACCTCTGCATTTACACATTAGCAGAAGAATCAGAGAAATTCAAAAAATTCAACTTCTACGATTACCTCGACCTCCCCCGGAAGATAAAAAGGCATGAAAAACAACTATGCCTAACCACCCCCAAAATAAAGGATTGA
- a CDS encoding UbiX family flavin prenyltransferase: protein MIIVAITGASGTIYGVRILEALSEKRETALLVTSTAAKILEYETGLKLDEIKELADHYFDVNDMEAPINSGSSNFDAMIIAPCSMKTLAAIAQGYADNTITRAADVSLKEKRRLILVPRETPLRSIHLENMLKVSREGGIILPAMPGFYHKPENIDDMINFIAGKALDLLGVENRLFRRWTGHDTR from the coding sequence ATGATAATAGTAGCCATCACAGGGGCCAGCGGGACAATCTATGGCGTCAGGATACTAGAAGCCCTATCAGAAAAGAGAGAAACAGCACTACTAGTTACTAGTACAGCAGCCAAGATCCTGGAGTATGAAACCGGCCTAAAACTAGACGAGATAAAAGAACTAGCAGACCACTACTTTGACGTAAATGACATGGAAGCCCCAATAAATAGCGGATCCTCCAATTTCGATGCGATGATAATAGCACCTTGCAGCATGAAAACCCTAGCAGCCATAGCCCAAGGATACGCTGACAATACCATCACAAGGGCGGCTGACGTCTCACTCAAGGAAAAACGCAGACTAATCCTAGTACCCCGTGAAACACCACTCAGGAGCATACACCTCGAGAACATGTTAAAGGTGAGCAGAGAAGGTGGTATAATACTACCCGCAATGCCCGGATTCTACCATAAACCAGAAAATATAGATGACATGATCAACTTCATAGCAGGCAAAGCACTAGACCTTCTAGGAGTTGAAAACAGACTCTTCAGACGGTGGACTGGCCATGATACCCGATGA
- the cbiT gene encoding precorrin-6Y C5,15-methyltransferase (decarboxylating) subunit CbiT, which yields MIPDEEFIKDDRVPGPTKEEIRCLVLCKADPMGDEIVADVGCGTGGFTLEFAKKVHRVYAIDRDPQAIKITRENLINHGLGENVKLINEDAEKALKRLGDLDIIIIGGSGGRLSKIIEVGASKLTSHGRIIVTSILLETKLEAVQTFKRLGFKPGIIDVNIARGHPIKRGTMMLANNPISIIWGGLNEDKLEG from the coding sequence ATGATACCCGATGAAGAGTTCATAAAAGATGATAGGGTCCCAGGGCCCACCAAAGAGGAGATAAGGTGCCTAGTCTTGTGCAAGGCCGATCCCATGGGGGATGAGATTGTCGCGGATGTTGGCTGTGGCACGGGAGGTTTCACATTAGAGTTCGCGAAAAAAGTCCATAGGGTATACGCTATAGACAGGGATCCCCAGGCCATAAAAATTACAAGGGAAAACCTCATAAACCATGGGCTTGGAGAAAATGTTAAATTAATTAATGAAGACGCGGAGAAAGCCCTCAAAAGACTAGGAGACCTTGACATAATAATCATAGGGGGGAGTGGTGGTAGACTATCAAAAATAATAGAAGTAGGTGCGAGTAAACTTACCAGTCATGGTAGGATCATAGTAACTTCCATACTACTCGAGACCAAACTAGAGGCTGTTCAAACATTCAAAAGACTCGGGTTTAAACCTGGGATCATAGATGTTAATATCGCAAGGGGACACCCCATCAAAAGGGGTACAATGATGCTGGCAAACAACCCAATATCAATCATATGGGGGGGCTTGAATGAGGATAAACTGGAAGGTTAA
- a CDS encoding pseudomurein-binding repeat-containing protein: MERLTLEQYREMVNEILEFKNQTGMLPEYAIVDGKKIRKEHYIDMIERVNKFILEMGRNPRTVDIKS, encoded by the coding sequence ATGGAGCGTTTGACGCTAGAGCAATATCGAGAGATGGTTAATGAGATATTAGAGTTCAAAAACCAGACTGGGATGCTCCCTGAATATGCCATTGTTGATGGTAAAAAGATCAGAAAGGAACACTATATTGACATGATAGAACGGGTGAACAAGTTCATACTCGAAATGGGGCGTAATCCACGGACCGTTGATATTAAATCCTAA
- the mobA gene encoding molybdenum cofactor guanylyltransferase, which produces MKVSISAIILCGGHGRRMGRDKGLIILEGKPLIARILDKIKPYFDEIFIILRDEQQKKEYLKLFKEEKVKILTDIIKGKGPLGGLLTGLLNIKSEYALVLPCDSPFITREFIENCLKMDMGDYDAIIPVWGDGKLEPLHGVYNQRVAERIHKLLLWDERRVNTLAKIIRSRLVPVEELDPSLESFRNVNRPEDLRI; this is translated from the coding sequence ATAAAAGTATCCATATCAGCCATAATACTCTGTGGAGGCCATGGCAGGCGCATGGGAAGAGACAAAGGCCTAATCATCTTAGAGGGTAAACCCCTCATAGCCAGGATCCTTGATAAAATCAAACCCTACTTTGATGAGATATTTATCATATTGAGGGATGAACAGCAAAAAAAAGAATACTTAAAATTATTTAAAGAAGAGAAGGTGAAAATCCTCACAGATATAATAAAGGGGAAAGGACCCCTTGGGGGCTTGCTAACAGGACTTTTGAATATAAAATCAGAATATGCCCTTGTTTTGCCTTGTGATTCACCATTTATAACGAGGGAGTTTATAGAAAATTGCCTTAAAATGGATATGGGAGATTATGATGCGATAATACCTGTATGGGGGGATGGCAAATTAGAACCCCTACATGGGGTATACAACCAGAGGGTGGCTGAAAGAATCCATAAGCTCCTTCTATGGGATGAGAGGAGGGTTAATACTCTAGCCAAGATCATCAGGTCTAGGTTAGTGCCTGTGGAGGAATTGGACCCGTCCCTTGAAAGTTTCAGGAATGTTAATAGGCCAGAGGATCTTAGGATTTAA